The stretch of DNA ATTATCTTCCTTCCTCCGCACCCATGGACTCATCTCGATCACAGTCTGTGGAGCGACTCAGATAGGGGAAAAAGATAGTCAATAAAGAGATGAGTATGATAATAACGGCTGAGATTAATAACACTATCCATCTCTCTTCATCATTCCCTCTTTCTGCTTTGGTTCAGTTTCATTCATTTTAGAGTGCTGTATTGGCATGGTGAGATTTTACACTGCCAAGGAAGCTATACAGTAATATTTGGAAAAAGGTATAAGGAAGTAAAAAACCAGGCTGGATAAAGTTATACCTCAAAGAGATCATTCTGTAAAGAAATATATTCTGTCCATACATGGAGATTTACAATGCACTGTGAAACCTATCAAATAGTATATTGgcctttttttaattgcataaTACTGTGTTCTTCCCCAAACCTGGATAACAATGACATGCAAACCAATAGCCTCTTTTCAGATATATTTGCCAACTACCCAACACACTAATTTGGCCACCAAGGCAACTAAGTTTGATGCCACAAATAGCATTTACTAGTTTCTGCTGGGTTCATTAGTCAGTGTGTAAATCAGAAGATGTAGTTGACAGATCCTATTGTTACTGAGCTAACACcctaaaattaaaaataaattagagCCAAAATATCAAGAAAAGACCAATGTTTATTTCATTCTGATGAAATGGTTAAGCATCAAGTACCGAATGTTTTATGTCAAGAGCTGACAGTCTCTTTATAACCAGATAGTTACTGAAAGCCCTTTGTTTGAATTTCACAGCacgtccctctctctctcccactccctTCTTCTCTGCCTAAACAGCCGGAGTTGTCTGGAGCAGCCGTCCTCCACCAGTCCAGGAGGGATCAGGTAGTGGATGCCTGTCGCGTCTACAGCGCGTCCAGCCGTAAGCGCAGAGTCCTGACCCCCGGAGACCTCAAACACCTTGTGGTGGACGAGGACCACGAGCTCATCTACTGCTACGTCCCCAAGGTGGCCTGCACCAACTGGAAACGCGTCATGATGGTGCTCACGGGCCGGGGCAAATACAGGTGAGTAAAGCACCTGGCAGACATGGCTTTAGAAAGGACTCAGGCCATTTATTCCCCtttacaaatactgtacattgctCTGTGATTGACAAATCGGAAGCAACATGCACAGGACATGCGTTGGAGGATGTACTTAGATCCCTGCATGCTGACCCCATTGCACTGGAAGTTGATTCAAGGACATGAAtgcatattttttgtttttctgttgtttcttACTGTCCGTATGCCTCTCTTCCACAGTGACCCAATGGATATCCCTTCCAATGAAGCCCACATTCCTTCCAACCTGAAGACGCTAAACCAGTACAGTATTGCTGAGATCAACCACCGCCTCAAGAACTACCTCAAGTTCCTGTTTGTTCGCGAGCCCTTCGAGAGGCTGGTCTCGGCATATCGAAACAAGTTCACCCTCAAGTACAACTCGTCCTTCCACAAGCGTTTCGGCACCCGCATCATCCGCCGCTACCGCAAGAACGCCACGCAGGACGCCCTGCTCAACGGTGCTGATGTCAAATTCAAAGAGTTCGCTGAGTACTTGGTGGACCCGGCCACGCAGCGTGACGGCCCACTCAACGAGCACTGGCAGACCGTCTACCAGCTTTGTCACCCATGTCACATCCACTACGACCTAGTGGGCAAGTATGACACGCTGGAAGAAGACGCTAACTATGTGTTGCGGCTGGTGGGTGTTGGCGACTCCTTGCGCTTCCCGAGCTATGCCAAGTCCACTCGTACCACAGATGCCATGACGGCCCAGTTCTTCAGCAATATCAGCACTCAGCAGCAGATCCAACTCTACCAGCTTTACA from Perca fluviatilis chromosome 23, GENO_Pfluv_1.0, whole genome shotgun sequence encodes:
- the chst11 gene encoding carbohydrate sulfotransferase 11 isoform X2, with product MKQTLSELMRMSRICRMIFATCLGSFILVIFYFQIMRRNPFVVDGCCRKGSRNALQELYNPTQPELSGAAVLHQSRRDQVVDACRVYSASSRKRRVLTPGDLKHLVVDEDHELIYCYVPKVACTNWKRVMMVLTGRGKYSDPMDIPSNEAHIPSNLKTLNQYSIAEINHRLKNYLKFLFVREPFERLVSAYRNKFTLKYNSSFHKRFGTRIIRRYRKNATQDALLNGADVKFKEFAEYLVDPATQRDGPLNEHWQTVYQLCHPCHIHYDLVGKYDTLEEDANYVLRLVGVGDSLRFPSYAKSTRTTDAMTAQFFSNISTQQQIQLYQLYKLDFHMFNYTTPSYLRLD
- the chst11 gene encoding carbohydrate sulfotransferase 11 isoform X1; translated protein: MKQTLSELMRMSRICRMIFATCLGSFILVIFYFQSMFQPVMRRNPFVVDGCCRKGSRNALQELYNPTQPELSGAAVLHQSRRDQVVDACRVYSASSRKRRVLTPGDLKHLVVDEDHELIYCYVPKVACTNWKRVMMVLTGRGKYSDPMDIPSNEAHIPSNLKTLNQYSIAEINHRLKNYLKFLFVREPFERLVSAYRNKFTLKYNSSFHKRFGTRIIRRYRKNATQDALLNGADVKFKEFAEYLVDPATQRDGPLNEHWQTVYQLCHPCHIHYDLVGKYDTLEEDANYVLRLVGVGDSLRFPSYAKSTRTTDAMTAQFFSNISTQQQIQLYQLYKLDFHMFNYTTPSYLRLD